One segment of Solanum stenotomum isolate F172 chromosome 1, ASM1918654v1, whole genome shotgun sequence DNA contains the following:
- the LOC125863937 gene encoding LOW QUALITY PROTEIN: transcription initiation factor TFIID subunit 4b-like (The sequence of the model RefSeq protein was modified relative to this genomic sequence to represent the inferred CDS: inserted 1 base in 1 codon) — protein sequence MDPSIMKLLEEDEDETMHSGADVEAFTAALNRDIGGDNSQSQPSDSDSVPLSQGSSYTSNQFAPWQTANHDENASRCSLQDSETMQPKEENLSDMQLKRLDTDSQNQQQKNDSSQEINSLPLQHISQDSYQTTEVEQDTLHSSRAVNMQNPEKNTQNPESPHLNLQGANNLQSMQSLTTGTSGLPRVATMAGNQSESATGSSSQAAMNIAKQGKQVPFAMLFPHIQPQLDKDRAAQLQTLYVKLKKNEISKESFVRNMRSIIGDQMLKMAVYKFQSQASKNSQSVPGQFPQSQASQQQHSLMPADDSSNMAIESKAQKLHEVENQADLRGAQGSQMPSSSLTAVKQERDHTPFPIQGLNRQLQQHLHFSQVSFPTFANAGXNYSAYSASNVNSSTTQPLKQQSDDAQMRQISVQQNRNATQFGVPTQAMGIMSAPKFEKQNTFGEAKRLPGGGLNISSTSRIHQTSVQWQPSANKEQKSILSSPMTNPKPEPIDHFHDQLQRSQLSPFSSVQVDQGNSTSESSRDESIEQTSRIGLSSTTSMKPSNSASSSMSSHMDTSTLLSSRTLSVTSPLGPGNNGKTPVKKPSIGQKKPLDVLGSSPPPSGKKQKVSGGFLDQSIEQLNDVTAVSGVNLREEEEQLFSGPKEDSRVSEASRRVVQEEEERLILQKIPLQKKLTEIMAKCGLKNMSSDVERCLSLCVEERMRGLISSLIRLSKQRVDIEKSRHRTIVTSDVREEIMSINRKAREEWEKKQADVEKLQKANEPEGSIGVDGDKEKDEGRGKSIKVNKDEDDKMRTTAANVAARAAVGGDDMLSKWQLMAEQARQKREGGGDVASGSQPGKDVTRKNISAPTRSSRDPQEAEKRIQSSAIATPGAVRRAGRTQGIITQTRIARSITVKDVIAVLEREPQMSKSTLIYRLYEKARSNASSAESS from the exons ATGGATCCGTCTATCATGAAGCTCCTTGAAGAAGACGAG GATGAAACAATGCATTCGGGGGCAGATGTGGAGGCATTCACTGCTGCCCTAAACAGGGATATCGGTGGAGATAATTCACAATCTCAGCCTTCGGATTCCGATAGCG TACCATTGTCTCAAGGAAGCAGTTATACCTCAAATCAGTTTGCCCCATGGCAAACTGCTAACCATGACGAAAATGCCAGTCGTTGTAGCCTTCAAGATTCAGAGACCATGCAGCCAAAGGAGGAAAATTTGTCTGATATGCAGTTGAAGAGACTTGATACAGATTCTCAGAATCAGCAGCAAAAAAATGATTCATCACAGGAGATCAATTCCCTTCCTTTGCAGCATATATCCCAGGACAGTTATCAAACCACAGAGGTTGAACAGGACACACTTCATTCTTCTAGAGCAGTGAATATGCAGAATCCTGAAAAGAATACGCAAAATCCAGAATCTCCACATCTAAATTTACAGGGAGCAAATAATCTACAATCCATGCAGTCTTTGACAACAGGAACTAGTGGTCTGCCACGTGTGGCAACAATGGCAGGTAATCAGTCAGAATCTGCAACTGGGTCGAGCAGCCAAGCAGCAATGAATATAGCTAAACAGGGAAAACAAGTTCCTTTTGCCATGCTTTTTCCTCACATACAACCCCAACTTGATAAGGACAGGGCAGCGCAACTCCAGACACTTTACGTTAAACTCAAA aaaaatgaaatttccaAGGAAAGTTTTGTAAGGAACATGAGAAGTATAATTGGTGACCAGATGCTCAAAATGGCTGTATATAAATTTCAATCTCAG GCATCGAAAAACTCACAGTCTGTTCCCGGTCAATTTCCTCAGTCTCAGGCTTCACAGCAGCAACATTCGCTTATGCCAGCCGATG ATTCTAGCAATATGGCAATTGAGAGTAAAGCTCAAAAGTTGCACGAGGTGGAAAACCAAGCCGATCTGCGTGGAGCCCAAGGAAGCCAGATGCCTTCTTCTAGTTTGACTGCTGTAAAACAAGAAAGGGATCACACACCATTTCCAATTCAGGGACTTAACAGACAACTGCAACAACATTTACACTTCTCGCAGGTATCTTTTCCCACATTTGCAAATGCAG ACAATTACAGTGCATATTCTGCATCTAATGTCAActcttcaacaacacaacctcTTAAACAGCAATCTGATGATGCACAAATGAGACAAATTTCAGTTCAACAGAACAGAAATGCAACTCAGTTTGGAGTGCCAACACAAGCCATGGGAATAATGAGTGCCCCTAAGTTTGAAAAGCAAAACACTTTTGGCGAAGCCAAAAGATTACCTGGTGGGGGTCTTAATATTTCAAGTACTTCAAGAATTCATCAGACCTCAGTTCAGTGGCAACCCTCTGCCAATAAAGAGCAGAAAAGTATTCTTTCATCACCAATGACCAATCCAAAGCCTGAACCAATTGATCATTTCCATGACCAGCTACAAAGATCCCAGTTATCGCCCTTCTCCTCTGTTCAAGTGGATCAAGGAAATTCCACTTCGGAAAGTTCAAGGGATGAATCTATTGAACAGACCTCCAGAATTGGTTTATCATCAACGACTAGCATGAAACCTTCAAATTCAGCCTCGTCTTCCATGTCATCTCATATGGACACTAGCACATTG TTAAGTTCTCGGACACTTTCTGTGACATCTCCACTTGGGCCAGGAAACAATGGAAAGACTCCTGTGAAAAAGCCTTCCATTGGACAGAAGAAGCCCCTTGATGTGCTAGGTTCCTCACCTCCACCTTCGGG AAAGAAGCAAAAGGTGTCGGGAGGTTTTTTAGATCAGAGCATTGAACAACTTAATGATGTTACTGCTGTTAGTGGAGTTAATCTAAGG GAAGAGGAAGAGCAACTGTTTTCTGGGCCCAAGGAGGACAGTCGAGTTTCTGAAGCATCTCGTCGAGTTGtgcaagaagaagaggaaaggcTGATTTTGCAGAAAATTCCACTTCAGAAGAAATTGACAGAAATCA TGGCAAAATGTGGTTTAAAGAATATGAGCAGTGATGTGGAACGATGCTTGTCGTTG TGTGTGGAGGAAAGAATGCGTGGACTCATAAGTAGTCTCATCAGACTGTCAAAACAG AGAGTTGACATTGAGAAGTCAAGACACAGAACAATTGTCACCTCAGATGTTCGTGAAGAAATCATGTCAATCAATCGAAAAGCCCGGGAAGAATGGGAAAAGAAACAGGCTGATGTGGAAAAACTCCAAAAGGCAAATGAA CCTGAAGGTAGTATTGGAGTTGACGGTGATAAGGAGAAGGATGAGGGTCGCGGGAAATCAATAAAG GTAAACAAGGACGAAGATGATAAGATGCGAACTACAGCTGCAAATGTTGCTGCTCGAGCTGCTGTTGGAGGGGATGACATGTTGTCAAAGTGGCAATTAATGGCTGAGCAGGCAAGACAAAAGCGTGAAGGGGGAGGTGATGTGGCTTCTGGTTCACAGCCTGGTAAAGATGTGACTAGGAAGAATATATCAGCTCCCACAAGGAGCTCAAGGGACCCCCAAGAAGCTGAGAAAAGGATCCAGTCATCTGCAATAGCCACACCTG GTGCTGTGAGAAGAGCCGGAAGAACTCAAGGGATCATAACACAAACTAGGATTGCTCGCAGTATTACTGTAAAAGATGTGATCGCCGTCCTAGAAAGAGAACCTCAAATGTCTAAGTCTACACTGATATACCGCTTGTATGAGAAAGCTCGGTCCAATGCTTCATCAGCTGAATCATCCTGA
- the LOC125864293 gene encoding ricin B-like lectin EULS3 has product MEYPFGHHHHGHHHRRDDDDDDRREEFPPPGHRPPSYYDEPPPPPQVGHVFHTSHEGGPPPLMEPNYGRPHYPPPPMDDSYGRTNYPPPPMEENYGGSYNRPPPRSDYYDAPPPPPTSDCSSVEHVSHESESGDRHHDRHRFQPHVPSAFHHQTSDPELMDKPSFRVYTKADTNYSLTIRDEKVVLASNDPSDPFQHWYKDEKCSTKVKDEEGFPSFALVNKASGLALKHSIGASHPVQLTPYNPDVLDASILWTESRDVGDGYRAVRMVNNINLNLDAWNADKEHGGVRNGTTVCLWEWWKGDNRNQHWKIVRF; this is encoded by the exons ATGGAATATCCTTTTGGTCACCACCACCACGGCCACCACCACCGTCGCGACGACGACGACGACGACCGTCGAGAAGAGTTTCCACCTCCCGGCCACCGACCACCGTCATACTACGATGAGCCACCACCACCTCCTCAAGTTGGTCATGTCTTTCATACTTCTCATGAAGGTGGACCACCACCACTGATGGAACCTAATTATGGCCGGCCTCACTATCCTCCGCCGCCGATGGATGATAGTTATGGTCGGACTAACTATCCTCCGCCGCCGATGGAGGAGAACTATGGTGGATCTTACAATCGTCCACCGCCGAGGTCCGATTACTATGACGccccaccaccaccacctacTTCCGACTGTTCCTCTGTTGAACACGTGTCTCATGAGAGTGAGAGTGGTGATCGGCATCATGATCGTCATCGTTTTCAACCACATGTGCCTTCAGCTTTCCACCATCAAACTTCAGATCCAGAGCTTATGGATAAACCTTCTTTTAGGGTTTATACTAAGGCTGATACTAATTACTCTCTCACTATCCGTGATGAAAAAGTTGTTCTGGCTTCTAATGATCCATCAGATCCATTTCAA CACTGGTATAAAGATGAGAAGTGCAGTACTAAAGTGAAGGATGAAGAGGGATTTCCAAGCTTTGCTCTGGTTAATAAAGCTTCAGGACTGGCACTGAAGCACTCTATTGGCGCCTCTCACCCT GTGCAGCTCACCCCGTACAATCCCGACGTTCTTGATGCGTCAATCTTATGGACAGAGAGCAGGGACGTGGGTGATGGTTATCGAGCAGTTAGGATGGTCAATAACATTAACCTCAATCTAGATGCATGGAATGCTGATAAAGAGCATGGAGGTGTCCGCAATGGGACCACTGTTTGTCTTTGGGAATGGTGGAAAGGAGACAACAGGAACCAACACTGGAAGATCGTTCGCTTCT GA
- the LOC125864163 gene encoding pectate lyase-like, whose amino-acid sequence MAFIRGNSILLILFIWLASLVPHLHARIAEFDAYLEKQALEALNSSLEAYTHNPEEVTNAFNKEVGNALLKYKSLRRHLKEKNKCMATNPIDRCWRCDKNWAENRKDLEECARGFGHKTTGGKNGKYYVVTDESDDNVQEPKPGTLRHAVIQEEPLWIIFEKSMVIKLQQELMITSDKTIDGRGVAVHIANGAGLTIQFVHNVIIHNIRIQNIISTNGGMIRDSVNHIGLRTVSDGDGISIFGSNHIWIDHCTLSECTDGLVDAIMASTAITISNCKFNHHNDVMLLGATDAFPQDSIMQVTVAFNRFGEGLIQRMPRCRWGFFHVVNNDYTHWQMYAIGGSAHPTIISQGNRFKAADNPNTKQVTKRDYAPESEWKKWQWVSEGDSFLNGAYFVESGPQDKKKTALTKNHKIKFKPGSHAGRLTRFAGVLKCKPGIPC is encoded by the exons ATGGCCTTTATTAGAGGGAATTCAATTTTGTTAATATTGTTCATATGGTTAGCTTCATTAGTCCCACATTTACATGCCAGAATTGCTGAATTTGATGCATATTTGGAAAAACAAGCTTTGGAAGCCCTCAACTCTTCACTTGAAGCATATACTCATAATCCCGAGGAAGTAACTAATGCATTCAACAAAGAAGTTGGAAA TGCATTGCTGAAGTATAAAAGCTTAAGGAGGCatcttaaagaaaaaaataaatgcatGGCAACCAATCCAATTGACAGATGTTGGAGGTGTGACAAAAATTGGGCTGAAAACAGGAAGGATTTGGAAGAGTGTGCTAGAGGATTTGGCCACAAAACGACCGGTGGTAAAAATGGCAAGTACTATGTTGTCACCGATGAGTCAGATGACAACGTGCAGGAACCAAAACCGGGGACCCTTCGTCATGCTGTGATTCAAGAGGAGCCATTGTGGATCATCTTTGAGAAATCAATGGTGATCAAGTTGCAACAAGAACTTATGATCACGAGTGACAAGACAATCGATGGCAGGGGAGTTGCTGTTCACATAGCCAATGGTGCTGGATTAACGATCCAATTCGTGCATAATGTCATAATCCACAACATCAGGATTCAGAATATCATATCTACTAATGGTGGCATGATAAGAGATTCTGTTAACCATATTGGTCTAAGGACAGTGAGCGATGGCGATGGCATTTCCATTTTTggttccaaccatatctggattGATCATTGCACTTTGTCAGAATGTACCGATGGCCTTGTTGATGCCATCATGGCTTCCACTGCAATCACTATTTCTAATTGCAAATTCAACCATCATAACGAC GTGATGCTTTTGGGGGCAACTGATGCCTTTCCTCAAGATTCAATAATGCAAGTCACAGTTGCATTCAATCGGTTCGGGGAGGGATTGATTCAGAGGATGCCAAGGTGCAGATGGGGATTCTTCCATGTTGTCAACAATGACTACACTCATTGGCAAATGTACGCGATTGGTGGCAGCGCTCATCCAACCATTATCAGTCAGGGTAATCGTTTCAAGGCTGCCGATAATCCTAATACTAAGCAG GTGACTAAGAGGGATTACGCACCAGAATCCGAGTGGAAGAAGTGGCAATGGGTATCAGAGGGCGATTCGTTCTTAAATGGAGCTTATTTTGTGGAGTCAGGACCACAAGACAAGAAAAAAACTGCATTGACAAAAAATCATAAGATCAAGTTCAAGCCTGGTTCACATGCAGGACGGCTCACTCGCTTTGCTGGCGTGCTCAAGTGCAAACCTGGCATACCTTGTTAG